ggtactcaggcaggatagatgagagagcttgtctaccgaggccatatgggtggaactgagaaacaggaaaggtatgaccacattaatggggtcgtattatagaccacccaatagtcagcgagaattggaggagcaaatcagcagagagatagctgacaactgcaagaaacacaaagttgtgatcgtaggggattttaattttccacatatagattgggactcacatactgttaaaggtttagacagggtagagtttgtaaaatgtgttcaggagaattttctacatcagtatatagaggtgccaactagagaggatgcgatattggatctcctattgggaaatgagttagggcaggtgatggatgtgagtgtgagggaacactttggatccagtgatcataatgccattagtttcaacctgatcatggataaggatagatctggtcctcgggttcaagttctgaactggaaaaaggccaaatttgatgaaatgagaagggatctgggaagtgtggattggcacaggctgttctctgggaaggatgtaaatggaaagtgggaggccttcaaaggagaaattttgagagtgcagagttaagaacataagaaataggagcaggagtaggccatctagcccctcgagcctgccccaccattcaataagatcatggctgatctgaagtggatcagttccacttacccgcctgatccctataacccctaattcccttaccgatcaggaatccatctctccatgatttaaacatattcaacgaggtcgcctccaccacttcagtgggcagagaattccagagattcaccaccctctgagagaagaagttcctcctcaactctgtcctaaactgacccccctttattttgaggctgtgccctttagttctagcttcctttctaagtggaaagaatctctccacctctaccctatccagccccttcattatcttataggtctctataagatcccccctcagccttctaaattccaacgagtacaaacccaatctgctcagtctctcctcataatcaacacccctcatctctggtatcaacctggtgaaccttctctgcactccctccaaggccaatatgtccttctgcaaataaggggaccaatactgcacacagtattccagctgtggcctcaccaatgccctgtacagatgcagcaagacatctctgcttttatattctatcccccttgcgatatgggccaacattccatttgccttcttgatcacttgtttgtatgttcctgttaggattaaaggcaaagtaaataggaataaggaaccttggttctcgagggagattgtaacactaattaagaggaagagagagttgtatgaaatgtacaggcagcaaggagcagatcagatgctcgaggagtataaaaagtgcaagaagctacttaagagggaaatcaggagggctaaaagacctgaggttgctttggcagacagagtgaaggaaaatccaaagagcttctgtaggtatgttaggagcaaaaggatagtgagggataaaattggtcctcttgaagaccagagtggtagactgtgtatgggagcaaaagagatgggggagatactaaatggtttttttgcatctgtatttattgaggaaacgggcatggagtctacggaaatagggcaaactggtagggagatcatggaacctttacagatcaaaggggaggaggtgctcggtcttgaggcaaatcagagtggataaatccccaggaccggacagggtattcccatggaccttgagggaagctagtgttgaacttgcaggggccctggcagacatatttaaaatgtcagtattcacgggggaggtgccggatgattggagggtggctcatgttgttccgttgtttaaaaaaggttccaaaagaaatctgggaaattatcggccagtaagtttgacgttggtggtgggcaagttattgtaaggtgtgataagggataggatctacaaatatttggatagacagggacttattagggagagtcaacatggctttgtgcgtggtaggtcgtgtttgaccaatctattagagtttttcgaggaggttaccaggaaggtggatgaagggaaggcggtggatgttgtctacctggatttcagcaaggcctttgacaaggtccctcatgggaggttagttaggaaggttcagtcactgggaatacatggggaggtagtaaattggattagacactggctcaatggaagaagccagagagtggttgtggaggattgcttctctgagtggaggcctgtgactagtggtgtgccgcagggatcggtgttgggtccattgttgtttctcatctatatcaatgatctggatgataatgtggtaaattggatcagcaaatttgctgatgatacaaagattggaggtgtggtggacagtgaggaaggttttcaaagcttgcagagggatttggaccaactagaaaaatgggctgaaaaatggcaaatggaatttaacgcagacaagtgtgagatattgcactttggaaggacaaaccaaagtagaacgtacagggtaaatggtaggactctgaagagtgcagttgaacagagggctctgggaatacaggtacagaattccctaaaagtgacgtcacaggtggatagggatcgtaaagagtgcctttggtacattggcctttataattcggagtatcgagtataaaagttggagtgttatggtaaggttatataaggcattggtgaggccgaatttggagtattgtgtacagttttggtcacctagttacaggaaggatgtaaataaggttgaaagagtgcagagaaggttcacaaggatgttgtcgggacgtgagaagctgagttacagagagagattgaataggttgggacattattccctggagcgtagaagaatgaggggagatttgatagaggtgtagaagattttgatgggtatagatagagtgaatgcaagcaggctttttccactgaggctaggggagaaaaaaaaccagagggcatgggttaagggtgaaaggagaaaagtttaaagggaatattagggggggcttcttcacgcagagagtggtgggagtgtggaatgagctgccggttaaagtggtaaatgcgggatcacttttaacatttcagaaaaacttggacgggttcatggatgagaggggtgtggagggatatggtccaagtgcaggtcagtgggactaggcaaaaaatggttcggcacagacaagaagggccaaaaggcctgtttctgaggtgtaattttctatggttgtaCAGTGAGTGAAACTGGGAAAAGCAGAACACCTCTCTCTGGTGAAAAAgatctgagatgaaaataatAAGCCCCAGTTGTATTTGAATCATAAAACGGATTGTCTATtgaacggcggcacggtagcacagtggttagcactgctgcttcacagctccagggtcccgggttcgattcccggctcgggtcactgtctgtgtggagtttgcacattctcctcgtgtctgcgtgggtttcctccgggtgctccggtttcctcccacagtccaaagatgtgcgggttaggttgattggccaggttaaaaattgccccttagagtcctgggatgtgtaggttagagggattagcgggtaaatatgtgggggtagggcctgggtgggattgtggtcggtgcagactcgatgggccgaatggcctccttctgcactgtagggtttctatgtttaaaaaaaaaaccatacCACTTTTCAATGGTGGGAACTTCACCTCGCATTCCCAACAGGCAGTGGCGGGTTTTTGATTACGCGACTCAGTGGTGtttagtgcatgcgcagtgggttGCTACAGCAGCTGGAAGGCAGTTATATCGATTCCGAAACGGGAGAGGAAAGGCTAATTCTGGAAGGTAATGAAAGCGGCGGAGTGGGTGGGGAGGCTTTATGAAAACCTTGTGCAGAACACAAAACCTGAATAAGAACTGCTTGGTGTTTCGTTCTCTCCAATCGGGGCCGCGGCGGCAGCTGCCTGAGTTGGAGGCCCCCCGACTTGCCGgccgccatctttataggggctaaaagcaaattactgtggatgctggaatcttaaacaaaagggaaaatgctggaaaatctccgcagatCTGGcattatctgtaaggagagaaaagagctgacgtttcgagtccacatgaccctttgcGCTTGAACTTTGAAAGTTCAAAGTGTGTTTCCATCTGTCTTGCGTGATTCTCGTGCAAGAATTTTTGTCCCGGCTAGGACTTGTGTGAGAGATGATGTTCCAGTTGAGACCCATGTATCCTAGACACAGGAAGGTACAACTCTGGAAGACGTAACCCAGGAGGTGTACACAGGAAAATGTAAGTCAGTAAGGATCGACCCAGGAAGGTGTAACCCCAGTAGGCGTAACCCCGGAAGATCTGGCCTGGCAGGGTGGGACCTTGGAAGTATTTGGATGAACTATTTGACTATTTGCGATCCTGGAAGGCAAAAGCCCTGGAAGGTGAAGTCCCCGGAATGCTGCAAGATAACTTACAATGGACTCTGTTGTTACTGACAGTGGACTCTATTGCTAATTATAATGGACTCTTGTTGTAAAGAGATTGTGTGTTATTATATTAGGGCTCGGTATTGTGTTAGTTTGCTAGTTTATTACTTTCTCATTTTTTCACTTTATTTGTGGCCCGAAGGGTGTTTCTCGCTTCCCCGGACAGAGTAACCCTGGAGGGTGTAACCTCTGACAAGGGAAAAATCCAGAAGGCGAAGTGCTGGACAGAGTAACCCCAGAGGCCCTCCTCACCTCCCCGACCCCTGCTGAAAATCCAGAAGGGAAGGTTCGGACAGAGTAGTTCCGGGGTGGTGCTCCCCCCTCCCAAAAATCTGTAAGATATAACTCTCATACGGAGAGTTGCACCTCCCTCCCTAGCCCGGACGGTCTCTGTAGCCCGGACGGTGTACCCCTCGGATAGAGTAACTCCCAGTTAGAGGCAAGCTAATCCGGAAGGTGAAAATCTGGAGGGTTGCAGATAACTCACAATGATCATTTTGTTGTAACAGAGATGTCTGTTATTGTATTATGGTGTAACCCCCAGAAGGTGCAGCCTCGGAAAATGCAGTCCTGAGAGCAGAACCCTGGAGGTGAAACTTTTGGAAGAGGAAAATATGATGGGTAAAGCCCTGAAAAGTTGTAGATAACTTGCAATTAACTTCTTATTGTAAGGGGGTTGTTTGTTATTGGTTAAAGGACGTCATGTCAGCAGTCAGTATTGTGTTTATATTATAGCTTGCTGGTTATAGTTGTTGAGTTTGCAACCTTGAAAGGCCCGTTGTGGATAACTCGCAATGCATACTAGCCGTTTGTTACTGTGCTATTGTATTAAAAATGGCATGTTTATTGTTGATACTGTGTTATATCGGTGTTATCTCTATAATTTATTAAGGTGAGATGGTATTGTATTCTGGTTTGTAATCTGAAAGTGTAATGCAGTTTGTATTTGTAAATTGTTTGATAAATAAAAGATTGGCTCTGAGTTCTGGAAATTCCTTTTATAGGGGATTAGAGGGGGTATTTACATACACAAAACTCagagaaatgtttgtctcttcTTAATTTCTATCCTTTTTTTTTGTAGGATATTAAAATAGAAGAATGTAAAGGtgggaaactcaaaccaaacatcagatCAAAACCTGACAGAGTCACTTgattcatcagaacctgaatgTAAGTGTGTCAAAAAACAACAAGAGAAATGTTTGTCTATTGCATTCAATCCTGCACAAAGTCTGATATATTCTGTAAAATTATTTTATATTAGAAGTGGACTTACTAATTAGAAACTCAAAGAAAAGTTACATCAAAACCTGACTAAATCACTCAATATATCAGAACATGGATATTATCAGCCTTTCAGGTCAGTAGCACTCGTTTTGTAGCTGTAACCTTTTTATGATCAAGCAATGAGAACAGCTTTTCTTCATCTACCTTACCTAAACCCATCATAACATTATGCACTCCGCTGCTCCTTCACTAACAAGACCAGCAGATATTGCCAATACCCAGTTGCCTGTAgtgaaaatgatttttaaacttcatgaaccgctgcagtccatgtggtgaagatgTTGGGTCAGGAGCTACAGTTTATTCGGCCAACGATGAGCAAAAATCAGTGATTGTTTAAATTAACagcacaaaatttgacactgaagcACAAGAAAATACCATACAAATATGAGCCCGAGAGGTTTCAGGAGGAATTTGCAAACCTTACAGTTCTGACAGCTGAAAGTGCAGCCACCAAAGGTGGAATGATAAACATCAGGAATGTTCAAGAGttcagaattagaggaacacagataTGTCAGGAagattgtgaggctggaggagattacagggacaggGAAGGGCAAGACCATGGGGATATctaaaaacaaagatgagaatttttataGTTGGGGGGTACTTAAACCAGAGTCTCTGTATGTCAGCAAGCACAACAGTGATAGCTGAACAAGACTTGGTGAGAGCAAGCacgtgggcagcagagttttggaagaCCTCAGAATCACATAGAGGTTGTATGTGGGAGGCTGGCCGAGAGTGCGTTAGGATAgttaagtctagaggtaacaaaagaatagatgagagtttcagcaacagatgagttGAGACTAGGGTGGAGTCAGacaatgttactgaggtggaactaggtggtcttggtgatgatgtggatatgtggttggaagctcgtCTTGTGGTTAAATATttcaccatggttgtgaacagtctggttccgTGTCAGACAGTtgtcagggagagagatggaaccGATGTCCAGGGAGTGGAGTTTTTAGCAGGAACTGATGGCAATAGCTTCAATCTTACCAATATTTAAATAGAAAAAATGTATTTTCATTCAGTACGAGATGTCAgacatgtcaggatggtgtgtgacttggaggggatcctgtagatgatgGTGTTGACACAGCTGCTACcctggtccttctaggtggtggaagtTGGGAGTTCAACAAATTCTGTCAAATTTTTGTTTGAGGTGTGGATATACAGAATCTTTCTTCTCCATCTTGTTACTTTTCCACCTCTTTCTCTCCTCCCAAAGAGTCTGTGTAGACCCAGAGTTATTGACAAGTTCCCTCATATTCCTGTACTAATGTTATACTATTTGTCCTTTATTTCTTAACAGACTTCCctgtgttataatgtaaccaatgataacattggatctgttataaTATAGCCAGTGGTAACATTCTGTGAGGGTCggctgacccagtataaataagaagcagatgggaattgtggggagcttggtatcgcccagggtgtggccccaagtgttggagcaatgaagtttctttattaaaacttcttttttgatttactttctgaagttagttcttttattgcttgcaactaccCCTACTGCCGGGTGAacaccctgaaggacattagtgaacaggttggattttacaacaatccagcagctttcatggtcactttttccttgtgccggccccacaagttaccagattcattcagctcaatttcacaatctgcctttgtgcttttgtgggttctctctcactcttttttcctgttttaaatcaatttcacagggtattAGAAGGAGAGAATTTGCAgtcgggaaactgaaaccaaacatcaagATCCGACAGTTGTCCCATTTATcataacctgaatattattggatttgaacatggaaggaaaaagcaccgttcacagtggggagaaaccatacatgTGTTTGtcatgtggacaaggcttcagccaatcatctgacctgtccAAACACAAGCACAGCCACACTGGAaaaaaaccatggaaatgtggggactgtgggaaaggatgcaGAACCCCATCTGggctggaaattcatcggcgcactcacactggagagaaaccattcatctgctctgagtgtgggaagggattcaccattGCATCtgatctgctgatacaccagcgagttcacactggggagcgaccTTATAAATGCTCAGATTGtaggaagtgctataaaagttcaggAGAACTGATGCGCCATCGACTTGTTCACATGGACAAgaaaccgttcaggtgctctgactgtgggactgGATTCAAGCGATCATCTGAACTCACTGTACATCAGCGAgtacacactggggagaaaccattcacctgctcccagtgtgggaagagatttactGACTTATCAACCCTACTGAGACAtgagcgtgttcacactggagagagactttttaaatgcccagactgcaggaagtgctataaaagttctgggaaCTTGATGcttcatcaacgtgttcacactgatgagagaccattcaggtgctctcactgtgggactgggttcaggagaTCAGAGCAACTCattgaacaccagcgagttcacactggtgagaaaccattcacctgctccgaatgtgggaagggattcactcagtcttccaACCTGcgtagacaccagcgagttcacactaatgagagacctttcaaatgcccagagtgtgggaaattctatAAAAGCACCCAGgacctgatgtcccatcaacgcattcacactgacgagagaccgttcaggtgctctctctgtgggactgggttcaggaaaTTATCTCAACTTACTTTACATCAGCGAATACACACTGGGGAAAGAtctttcatctgctctgagtgtggtaaggaattcactcagtcatccaacctgctgagacaccagcgagctcacactggagaCAGATTATtcccctgctccaagtgtgggaagggattcagtcagttatccaatctgctgagacaccagagagttcacaattAACTACTGTGATTAGATTTTCATAATAATGTTCAGGATTGAACTATGTTAATTTGGATATGTTTCTGCTGCTGTTCATCAACTTCAGCAAAGTTAATAGTGTAAATAAGTCAAAATAAATTCACTTGGTGTTACACAAACAGTACTTTGAGTCTTAATATTTCAAATATAACTTAGCTATACGTTTGAAGGTCTCCCTTTCTTCTCCATTCTTCCCTCgaacaacaagtgtgaggaggtcatggagcttctttgtgaCTAAGATTTGAGAATCCCATCAGTtgtctctgctgcttccctccatcCCACTAGCCCACTGGGACAAACTGTCTCTGAAGTTGCCTTTTGTCTGAACTCTGAATTTTCTCCAATTTGTTTCCCATTAACCCTTATGTCTTTAGTGCTCTCTGTGTGTATCATCTGCTCCCTTGATCCTATTCCGACTAAACTGCTCACCAACCAATTTCCCCATGTTTGCTGATATTGTTCATGGTTTCTCTCTTCAGatactttccctctctcctcgtGAGATTGTCCTTTTATTGCAGCTTAAatagtttaaatggggttttagtTTTAATCTGGGTTTAATGTGATGTCCTAGTGTTTTATGAGTTTACCacccttttgaattgttaggGGGATGAATGACTAACAGCACAGGTGACAAGAGTTCcattactttcagttttgggctgctggCTACTGTTTTAGTTAGGTGTGTGGACTCCTGGCTGAAGACCGTGTGtgtgtccatagaaccatagaaaattacagctcaaacaggccttttggcccttcttgtctgtgccgaaccattttatgcctagtcccactgacctgcacttggaccatatccctccacacccctctcatccatgaacccgtccaagtttttcttaaatgttaaaagtgacatttaccactttatccggcagctcattccacactcccaccactctctgcgtgaagaagccccccctaatattccctttaaacttttctcctttcacccttaacccatgccctctggtttttttctcccctagcctcagcggaaaaagcctgctcgcattcactctatctatacccatcaaaatcttatacacctctatcaaatctcccctcattcttctacgctccagggaataaagtcccaacctattcaatcactctctgtaactcagcttctcaagtcccggcaacatccttgtgaaccttctctgcactctttcaatcttatttacatccttcctgtaactaggtgaccaaaactgtacacaatactccaaattcggcctcaccaatgccttctacaaccttaccataacactccaacttttatactcgatactccgatttaaaaaggccaatgtaccaaaggcactctttatgaccctatccacctgggacgtcacttttagggaactctgtacctgtattcccagatccctctgttcaactgcactcttcagagtcctaccatttaccctgtacgttcttctttggtttgtccttccaaagtgcaatatctcacacttgtctgcgttaaattccatttgccatttttcagcccatttttctagttggtccaaatccctctgcaagctttgaaaaccttcctcactgtcccctacacctccaatctttgtatcatcagcaaacttgctgatccaattgtcTCTCTACCTATTATTAGAAATTCTACTACGTTGGAAACAGTTTTTCTCACCTTTCTGGAGTGGAAGCTTTCCTGCAagtggtttgctggctaaaagctagagatgatgtggagatgccggcgttggactggggtgaacacagtaagaagtctcacaacaccaggttaaagtccaacaggtttatttggtagcaaataccataagctttcggagcactgctccttcgtcagatggagtgaagatctgctctcaaacagtgcaagcagacagaatcaagttacagaattctgtaacttgattctgtctgcttgcactgtttgagagcagatcttcactccatctgacgaaggggcagcgctccgaaagcttatggtatttgctaccaaataaacctattggactttaacctggtgttgtgagacttcttactgtaaaagcTAGAAGCCAGCAGTGGCtttatctctacctcgaggtctgctgaaagttacaaggctgggaagttagTTTCAATTCTATCCAAAGGACGAATTCACAGCAGATATTGCTGAGCTGCAGAACTacgtgagcattcttattttctgtgctaaacctgtggcaggtgTATATTTATACGGTTTGTTGTATTGAAACAGTGCATTCAGTTGTTAAGGTTAattcaatatcatggttgttttttcccttgtttgtaattggtaaaagctattgctaattttgtgttaactgtattcttaaactttgataaaagctgcCTTGTGGGTCATTTAAATTATACCATCTCAtgtttaccctagccaaattcaaagtgcaaaatttatggtctaggctgacttcataaaatccttggaatttctgacctgacCTTGTACTGAAGCAGCTGTAATCCATGTCTCCAATGACATcctgtgtgactgtgacaaaggtaaactttccctGTCTGTGGGGGATTTCCTTCTCTCAGACCCTGGCTTTCCTGTGTTGTTCTGAATGCTGACAATCTGAACCTTCTCCCTAACCTGTCCCAACCCTTCAGCCGGTTCATTCATTGTAACCACAGTCTCTGCTTGTTCCAATGGGGACATTCCATCTGCCCAGTTATTCCCTTGAAGTTAATGCTTGAATAGTTAGTACATTGCTTCTTCATGTTTGCATTAACAAATATTTGCTCCACACCTTTCATGTGGTTAAAGACACAAATGCAAAAGGTCACTTTTTCCCCTCGACTTTCACACCAATCAGCTTCCATAATGAGGCAGATTTTCAGCCAATGAGATCCAAATTCTGCTAACCCCTCATTAACAGTAACAATCAATTTAAGATGATTACTCAGGTTCACAACGAGGCTCACTTACACGTGCTCAAAGCTTCAAATATTCACACAGTCTTATccttaacaaaaaaaaacacttccatgcattgtgcctttttcaactaaacaaaagcgaTACGATTCACTTTACTGCAGCCAGTGCTAGCTATTTCCACTTTCTTACCACTCTggagaagaggtttctcctgaatttccgatTGGATTTCTCAGCAATTAGTTccgctcttccccacaagaggaaacattcgctCTGtatccacttcatcaaagcctttCATCATTTCAAAAATATCGATTAGCCTCAGCCTTAAATTATTTTCTCAGAAAAGAGACTGAATCTCTCAATCCTTTCCTGCACGTTTCTActttcatagaatacctacactgcaaaaggaggctggtcagcccattgtgcctgcactgactgtccgacagagcatcttacccaggccctatccccgtaatgccaTGTATATATCCTAATtctccttacctacacatcttgggacattaaggggcaatttaacattgtcaatccacctaacctgcacaacttttgtgtgtcggaggaaaccagagcacccggaagaaacccaggtagactcggggagaacgtgcaaactcaacacacacAGTCCCCCAAAGCCAGAATCAGAGATTACCCGAAAAGGGAGTTGAGCTCAGAAGTGATTTTAAATTAGTTTATTCAGCAGAAACATTTTAAATACGATGTGGAAGCTAAATAGACAAGAAAAACACTTGACCTATGACAGGCGAGAACAGTTTA
Above is a genomic segment from Mustelus asterias chromosome 23, sMusAst1.hap1.1, whole genome shotgun sequence containing:
- the LOC144510914 gene encoding uncharacterized protein LOC144510914, encoding MFHQRIHTDERPFRCSHCGTGFRWSSDLTKHQRTHTGERPFICSECGKRFTDSSGLSRHQRVHTDERPFKCPDCGKCYKSSGNLINHQRVHTDERPFRMEGKSTVHSGEKPYMCLSCGQGFSQSSDLSKHKHSHTGKKPWKCGDCGKGCRTPSGLEIHRRTHTGEKPFICSECGKGFTIASDLLIHQRVHTGERPYKCSDCRKCYKSSGELMRHRLVHMDKKPFRCSDCGTGFKRSSELTVHQRVHTGEKPFTCSQCGKRFTDLSTLLRHERVHTGERLFKCPDCRKCYKSSGNLMLHQRVHTDERPFRCSHCGTGFRRSEQLIEHQRVHTGEKPFTCSECGKGFTQSSNLRRHQRVHTNERPFKCPECGKFYKSTQDLMSHQRIHTDERPFRCSLCGTGFRKLSQLTLHQRIHTGERSFICSECGKEFTQSSNLLRHQRAHTGDRLFPCSKCGKGFSQLSNLLRHQRVHN